ATACTCACACCCGTGATTATCACGGTGTACCATGATAAATCGTTCACTTTCGTGACGAAGACACCGCCGGCCTCGACCCTGCTGAAGATGGCGGCAAAGGTGCAGAAAGGCTCGGGTGTCCCCAACAAGGACAAGGTTGGCGCCGTGACGCGGGACCAGGTGCGCGAGATCGCGCAGACCAAGATGCAGGACCTTAACGCGGCGTCGCTGGATCACGCGATGAGCATGGTCGAGGGTACGGCGCGTTCCATGGGGATCGAAATCGTTTAAGAGATGCACAAAGTGATTCGTTAGAACCTCGGCGGCCCGCGGGCCGCTGGCAGGGAGAACCAGAACGTATGAAACGCTCGAAGCAGTACAAGGCCTACCGTGACAAGTTGGATCGGGCGCGCCGTCATCCCGTCGCGGAGGCGGTCAAGATCCTGAAAGAAAGTCACTACGCCAAGTTCAATGAGTCAGTAGAAATCGCGGTCCGGCTGGGAGTCAATCCCAAGCACGCCGACCAGATGGTCCGCGGCACGGTGGCTCTTCCCCACGGTGCCGGTAAGGCGGTCCGGGTGGCGGTTTTCGCGCAGTCAGAGAAGGCGACGGAAGCGACCGAGGCGGGCGCCGATTTCGTCGGTGCCGACGACCTGGCCGAGAAGATTAAGGGCGGCTGGACGGATTTCGACGTTGCCGTGGCCACGCCGGACATGATGCGTCACGTCGGCAAGCTGGGCAAGATCCTCGGTCCTCGCGGTTTGATGCCGAACCCCAAAACCGGCACGGTTACCATGGACCTGGCCAAGACCATCAAGGAGCTTAAGGCCGGGCGAATTGAGTTCCGGGTCGATCGCCAGGCGAACGTTGCCAGCGCCATCGGCAGGCTGTCGTTTACGGAAGATCAGATAGTCGAAAACGTGCACGCTTTTGTCGACGCCATTGTGCGGGCCAAGCCGGCGGCGGCCAAGGGTACCTACCTGCTCGGAGTTTCGATCTGCTCGTCGATGAGCCCGGGCTTAAAACTGGACCACCAGGAACTGGTGGCCGCGACCAAGCGGTAAGTGGAAAGGGAATAAGCATGCCGAAGCCGGAAAAAGTTGAAGCGGTCGCGGATATTCGAAAGCTCTTCGAGGAATGTGGCTCGTATTTCATTACCGACTACCAGGGACTCAACGTAGCGGACATTACGGTACTGCGGAAGAACCTGCGTGAGAATAACGTGCGCTTTCTGGTGGCCAAGAACACGTTGCTGCGTCTGGCCGCGAAGGATGCCGGTCAGTCCGGTCTTGACGACTACTTCGCGGGGCCGACAGCCGTGGCCTTCGCCGCCGATGACCCCTCGGTGGCGGCCAAAATCCTGTATGATTCTTACAAGACCAGGGAGCTACCCCGGGTTAAGGCGTTCGTGGTGGAGGACCAGTTGCACGGTGCGGACGAGATCACGCGTCTGGCTTCCCTTCCCCCGAGAGAGGTCCTCCTGTCACAGCTCGTGGCTGCGGTCGAATCTCCTTTCACCAGCCTGGTGGCGGCCCTCGATGCCGTCTTCCACGAGTTGATGGGGACGATTGACGCCCTGGCTCAAAAGAGAACGGATGAAGGATGATAGAATGCTGAGACGTTACGGGTCTGCGCCTCGCCCACGCTTCTAGGTGGCTTCGTCTCGCCATCTGGGATCGAGGTAACCCCGAAAGACAGGTGTTAACAACGAAATGCTGATGAAGACGAGGTAATAATCGTGGCAAAGGCAGCGATTGACGAAATTGTTGAGAAGATTTCCAATCTGAACGCGATGGAACTGGCCGATCTTTCCAAGGAGATTCAAGAGAAGTTCGGTGTGACGGCCGCCGCGCCGGTGGTCATGGGTGGCGCGGTGGCAGCCGCGGGCGCCGCCGCTGAAGCGGTCGAGGAACAGACCGAGTTCGACGTGGTCCTTAACGGCGCTGGTGACAAGAAGATACAGGTCATCAAAGTGGTGCGTCAGCTCACGTCGCTGGGTCTCAAGGAGGCAAAGGACCTGGTTGACGGTGCTCCGGCAAAGGTGAAGGAAGGTGTCTCCAAGGATGAGGCCGAAGCGGCCAAAGCCAAGCTCGAAGAGGTTGGCGCGCTGGTCGAGGTCAAGTAGATTCTGAAGCCTATGTGGCCGGGAACTATCCCGTTCCCGGTCGGTTACATACCGTTGAGGAAGGACGACAAAGATTTTTCCCATTGTCTGTTTATATCGTTGGTGAATTGACTGCGGCTAATAACTCCCGATGGCGCTTGCGCGGGGAGTAAATGAAATAGATGACAGGATCACCACTGGTTTGTCACAATTTATTGCATTCTGGATCGCGGGCGCCGGTCGCGACAGCGTATTGTTGCGCCCGGCAGGTTCCGTCTTGGTGTTAGGAGGATAGTGTTTTGGTGGAGGCACGTACTATCGCGAGGAAATCATACGGGTCACTTCAGGATGCCTGCGAAATGCCGAATTTTCTGGAGGTACAGCTCAAGTCTTACCATGATTTTCTCCAGTTGAACATACCGCCGGAAAAGCGGAAGATCTCGGGACTCCATCAGATCTTCACTGATATCTTCCCCGTAACTGACATTCACGAGAATTTCTCCCTGGAGTATGTCAGTTATCATCTCGGCCCCACCCGGTACAGCATCGACGAGTGCCGGGAACGCAACATGACCTTTGCCTCGCCCTTGAAGGTGACCATGCGGCTGATCAGCCGCAAGGGGGAGGAAGGCCACAAGGAAGTCAAGGATATCATCGAGCAGGACGTGTACCTCGGGGAGCTGCCGCTGGTGACGGAGTGGGGTACGTTCGTCATTCACGGCGCCGAGCGCGTGATCGTCAGCCAGCTGCACCGCAGCCCCGGCGTCTTTTTTGACGAAACGATTCACCCCAACGGCAAGAAACTCTTCTCCGCGCGCGTGATACCCTACCGGGGCAGTTGGGTGGAGTTCGCTCTGGATCTTCACGACGTCATGTGGGTGTACATCGACTCGAAGCGCAAAGTGCCGATCACGACACTGCTGCGCGCCATCGGCTATTCGACTGACGAGGATCTGGCCGACCTGTTGTACAAAGTCGGGAAGTTCTCGCTGGCCGGCAAGAAGCCGGCCGACCATGAAGGGTCGTTCGTCGGTGAGACGGTGGTCGACAAGGAAACCGGCGAGTTGCTCTACGGCGTCGGCGAACCCATGACCGAAACGGTGATTGACCGGCTCAAGGAGAACGGCAACCGCTCCGTGCGCGTAATCCTCCCGGAGGCAGGGCGGGAAACCTGGGTAATCCTGAACAGCCTGAAGAAGGATCCCACCAAGTCGCGCGAGGAAGCCCTGGTAAGAATTTACTCCCTGCTCCGCCCCGGCGAACCGCCCACGCTTGAGATGGCCGAGACGCTTCTCGAAAAGCTGTTTTTCAACAGCAAGCGTTACGATCTCGGAGAGGTGGGGCGCTACATGATCAACCAGCGCCTGGGGTTGACCATTCCGCTTGAGAAGACGGTCTTTGACAACACCGACTTTGTTGAGATTACCAAGTACCTGGTGGGCCTTCGCAACGAGAAGGGTTTCACCGATGACATTGACCACCTCGGGAATCGCCGGGCGCGCACGGTCGGAGAGCTGC
The nucleotide sequence above comes from Acidobacteriota bacterium. Encoded proteins:
- the rplA gene encoding 50S ribosomal protein L1, with translation MKRSKQYKAYRDKLDRARRHPVAEAVKILKESHYAKFNESVEIAVRLGVNPKHADQMVRGTVALPHGAGKAVRVAVFAQSEKATEATEAGADFVGADDLAEKIKGGWTDFDVAVATPDMMRHVGKLGKILGPRGLMPNPKTGTVTMDLAKTIKELKAGRIEFRVDRQANVASAIGRLSFTEDQIVENVHAFVDAIVRAKPAAAKGTYLLGVSICSSMSPGLKLDHQELVAATKR
- the rplL gene encoding 50S ribosomal protein L7/L12, whose protein sequence is MAKAAIDEIVEKISNLNAMELADLSKEIQEKFGVTAAAPVVMGGAVAAAGAAAEAVEEQTEFDVVLNGAGDKKIQVIKVVRQLTSLGLKEAKDLVDGAPAKVKEGVSKDEAEAAKAKLEEVGALVEVK
- the rplJ gene encoding 50S ribosomal protein L10 — translated: MPKPEKVEAVADIRKLFEECGSYFITDYQGLNVADITVLRKNLRENNVRFLVAKNTLLRLAAKDAGQSGLDDYFAGPTAVAFAADDPSVAAKILYDSYKTRELPRVKAFVVEDQLHGADEITRLASLPPREVLLSQLVAAVESPFTSLVAALDAVFHELMGTIDALAQKRTDEG
- the rplK gene encoding 50S ribosomal protein L11; the protein is MAKKVAAVIKLQIRAGQANPAPPVGPALGQRGVNIMEFCKAFNAKTQTGNGILTPVIITVYHDKSFTFVTKTPPASTLLKMAAKVQKGSGVPNKDKVGAVTRDQVREIAQTKMQDLNAASLDHAMSMVEGTARSMGIEIV